A region from the Salvelinus sp. IW2-2015 linkage group LG19, ASM291031v2, whole genome shotgun sequence genome encodes:
- the LOC139029327 gene encoding rho GTPase-activating protein 6-like encodes MFRAEKRQLSDGNKPLCSTASPPFSGSTASSSSSSSVLELHSNPLSPRFLDNTARVQRRGGLSVDCISDLVESQSRLLEALQLSHPAELELKKTAAGAGGRTQTKLSLNPIYKQVPRVVERCCCHIERHDFSSQTTPSKLSSR; translated from the exons ATGTTCCGGGCTGAAAAACGGCAGCTTAGCGACGGGAACAAACCCCTCTGCAGCACGGCTTCACCACCCTTCAGTGGATCTACGGCTtcatcttcctcatcctcgtCAGTGCTGGAGCTGCACAGCAACCCACTGTCACCCAGGTTTCTGGATAACACGGCTAGAGTGCAGAGACGG GGTGGCCTATCAGTGGACTGCATCTCAGATCTTGTAGAGAGTCAGTCCCGCCTGTTGGAGGCGCTGCAGCTGTCCCACCCTGCAGAGCTGGAGCTGAAGAAGACTGCAGCCGGAGCCGGGGGGCGGACCCAGACCAAGCTCAGCCTCAACCCCATCTATAAACAGGTCCCCCGCGTGGTGGAACGCTGCTGCTGTCACATAGAGAGACACG ATTTCTCCAGTCAGACCACGCCTTCCAAGCTGAGTTCTAGATAA